In a genomic window of Maricaulis maris MCS10:
- a CDS encoding M48 family metalloprotease, protein MSILKTVAAACVFAVATYTPAFGQSLIRDTEIEHMLRDYADPILVAAGLQPADVDMYIVADPSLNAFVTGGQNIFLHTGIILESGTPNQLKGVIAHETGHIAGAHLARVNDGIAAAQAPMYVSLGLGVLAALAGEGGAAGALLASSQQFGALSFMTYSRAQEASADQAGLQFMEATGQSAQGLVQFFERFRYQEVMSNARRYPYFRSHPLSSERIANLRGGATESPYYETLDGPEELARLQRIQGKIYGFLAEPEFVFYRYPESDQSLPARYARAVAYYHDARLERALEEIASLLAEEPENPYFHELHAQMLFESGRPGQAIAPNRRSVELEPTAPLLRINLATSLIATDDPDHLEEASQNLRVALDIEPDNGFAWYQLSIVHERNGDTALAQLAIAEQSYAAGNRQRAHQFASRARTALEIGTPAWVRATEIESVSLPTEAEMRQIRRQQRN, encoded by the coding sequence ATGTCGATCCTGAAAACCGTCGCCGCAGCCTGCGTTTTCGCTGTGGCCACATACACACCGGCTTTCGGCCAGTCCTTGATCCGGGACACCGAAATCGAGCATATGCTGCGCGATTATGCTGACCCCATTCTCGTCGCCGCGGGTCTGCAGCCGGCCGATGTCGACATGTATATCGTCGCGGACCCGTCCCTGAACGCCTTCGTGACCGGCGGCCAGAACATTTTTCTTCACACCGGAATCATCCTGGAATCGGGCACGCCGAACCAGCTGAAGGGCGTGATTGCCCATGAAACCGGACACATAGCCGGCGCCCACCTGGCGCGCGTCAATGACGGCATCGCGGCTGCCCAGGCGCCGATGTATGTCAGCCTCGGCCTGGGCGTCCTTGCGGCCCTTGCCGGCGAAGGCGGTGCCGCTGGCGCCCTGCTCGCCTCATCGCAGCAATTCGGCGCCCTTTCCTTCATGACCTACAGCCGCGCCCAGGAAGCCTCCGCCGACCAGGCCGGGCTTCAATTCATGGAGGCCACCGGCCAGTCTGCCCAAGGGCTGGTCCAGTTTTTCGAGCGTTTTCGCTATCAAGAAGTGATGTCGAATGCGCGGCGTTACCCGTATTTCCGCTCCCACCCGCTCTCATCGGAACGCATCGCGAATTTGCGGGGTGGCGCCACAGAGTCGCCTTACTATGAAACACTCGACGGTCCCGAGGAGCTTGCCCGCCTGCAGCGGATCCAGGGCAAGATCTATGGCTTTCTCGCCGAACCCGAGTTCGTGTTCTACCGCTATCCCGAAAGCGACCAGTCCCTGCCCGCCCGCTATGCCCGGGCGGTAGCCTATTACCATGACGCCCGACTTGAGCGGGCCCTTGAAGAGATTGCCAGCCTGTTGGCCGAGGAACCGGAAAACCCGTACTTCCATGAGCTTCATGCGCAGATGCTGTTTGAAAGCGGCCGCCCGGGGCAAGCCATTGCGCCCAATCGGCGCTCGGTCGAACTCGAACCGACCGCGCCCCTGCTGCGGATCAATCTCGCCACGTCTTTGATCGCGACTGACGATCCGGATCACCTCGAAGAGGCTTCGCAAAACCTCCGCGTCGCGCTGGATATCGAGCCGGACAATGGATTCGCTTGGTATCAGCTGTCGATTGTGCATGAACGCAATGGTGATACGGCCCTCGCCCAATTGGCGATTGCCGAGCAATCCTACGCCGCCGGCAACCGCCAGCGTGCGCACCAGTTTGCATCGCGGGCGAGAACGGCACTCGAGATCGGCACTCCGGCCTGGGTCCGGGCGACAGAGATCGAATCGGTTTCCCTGCCAACCGAGGCCGAGATGCGTCAGATCCGACGCCAGCAACGAAACTGA